CGCCGACCGGGCTTTTGGCATCCCCTACGTGTCATTCCTCGTTGGCTTCCTGATGATGGCCTCGGGAATCACCACAGCCGCTGCTCTCGCGAACGCCTTCGCCGGCGATTACCTTACAGCGCTCTTCGATGTGCCGTCGGCCCCCGCAGCGGTCGCCTTCATCATCGTGCTGACCCTGATCAACCTGCGCGGCGTCAAGGAGTCCCTTACCGCGAACCTGATAGCTTCCGTCATCGAGGTCTCCGGCCTCGTCCTCGTCATTGTCGTCTGCGCCATTGTTTTCGCCGCCGGCAACGGGGAACCGGCGCGGCTCCTGGAATTCGCGCCGGACGTACCGCCCCTCGAAGGCGCGTTCGCCGCATCGATCGTCGCGTTTTTCTCCTTCCTCGGCTTCGAAGCGGCAGCGAACATGGCCGAGGAAGTACGCAACCCGTCCAAGGCCTACCCCCGCGCACTCTTCGGAGCCATCTGCACCGCCGGGTTCGTCTACCTTCTCATCGCCCTCGGCGCGGTCATCGTGGTGGAGCCATCCGAGTTGGCCGAGTCCACCGGCCCCCTGCTCGACGTCGTCGCAGCCAGCGGTGTGGGCATCCCGCCCTGGCTTTTCAGCATCATTGCCCTGATCGCGATCGCCAACGGAGCGCTGCTGTTTATGGTCATGGCCAGCCGCGTCGGTTATGGATTGGCGGAAGCGGAACTGCTCCCCAGCGCCTTCAGCCGCGTGCTGCCGGGCCGCCGCACCCCCTGGGTCTCCATTGTTGTGGTTGCCGGACTAACGATCATTTTGACCCTTACCGGAAATGTCGCCTCATTGGCCGAAACCACCGTGCTGCTCCTGCTGCTGGTGTTCCTGTCCGCCAACGTCAGCGTCCTCGTCCTCAAAAAGGACAAGGTCGACCATGACCACTTCTCCGCGCCCCGGTTCATGCCGGTCCTCGCCATCATCGCGAGCATTGCGCTCCTCTCCCAGCAAAGCGCGGCCATCTGGCTGAGTTCGGCTGTCTACGTGGCGATCGGATCCCTGTTGTTCCTGGCGGCCCGGGCCCAGCGCAAACGCGAGGACCGCAAGAGCGCGGGCTGACTCGCGGCTCGCGGACTGCCGGGGAGCCAAGGGGACGGTGAATCCCTTGCCGCGTCCGCGCGGTTGACGGGTCGTTGACTTGAAGTTCGAGGCCCTGTCGTGCGCCAACACGGCCCACCGTCCTGCCATGGCAATGAAACGGAGAGGCTGTCTTTCCAGATAAGATAAGCGCACTTAGGACTGACAGCCGATATGAAAGTGAATGAATGGAAGACGCCCTTATGACGGGTACCAGCGTGGATTCGAGTGGAGAAGGCAAACACCGGCCAGCTGGCCCGGCCCGCCAACGGCACCT
This window of the Arthrobacter sp. zg-Y919 genome carries:
- a CDS encoding APC family permease, encoding MTKDPGTTTPESSPGLKRAIGALLLYGFIVGDTLGAGIYTLVGTMAADVGGAIWIPLLIALVVALLTATTYAELITKYPHAGGAARYADRAFGIPYVSFLVGFLMMASGITTAAALANAFAGDYLTALFDVPSAPAAVAFIIVLTLINLRGVKESLTANLIASVIEVSGLVLVIVVCAIVFAAGNGEPARLLEFAPDVPPLEGAFAASIVAFFSFLGFEAAANMAEEVRNPSKAYPRALFGAICTAGFVYLLIALGAVIVVEPSELAESTGPLLDVVAASGVGIPPWLFSIIALIAIANGALLFMVMASRVGYGLAEAELLPSAFSRVLPGRRTPWVSIVVVAGLTIILTLTGNVASLAETTVLLLLLVFLSANVSVLVLKKDKVDHDHFSAPRFMPVLAIIASIALLSQQSAAIWLSSAVYVAIGSLLFLAARAQRKREDRKSAG